The DNA region GCCCGTCAAAGCATTCCGGGATGTGTCCTCCAATGTCATTGCCGTCGAGATTGAGCTCGACTAGCGAAGTGAGGTTGCAAAGTGACGCAGGGAGGCTACCACCTAACAGATTGTCAGAAAGGTCCAAACTTCGGAGCTTTGAGAGGTTGCCAATCTCTTCAGGGATGCTTCCGCTGATCAAATTGCTACCGAGGGAAAGTTCGTGGAGCAATCTGAGATTGCCAATGGCGGGCGGCATGACGCCACTGAGATTGTTGTTGCCGAGTTGAAGGGATTCAAGGAAGGGGAGAGAAGTGAGGCTGCTCGGCACGACACCGGAGAGGTTGTTGTACGCGAGGTTGATCCTAAAGAGGCGAGTGGCGTTGGCGAGAGTGGAAGGGATACTCCCCGAGAGGTAATTGCCGCTGAGGTCGAGCGTCTGCAGGAGCGCGCAGCCGCCGAGCGCCGGGGGCACGGCGCCGGCGAAGCGGTTGTTGTGGAGGTACACCCCGCGGAGCTCGCGGAGGAAGCCGATCGCGGCGGGCACCTGGCCCCCGATGATGTTGTCGTGGAAGCTGAGCCGGCGCAGCGCGGTGAGCTGGCCGATCTTGTCGGAGAGCGTGCCGGCGAGGCCCTTGAAGGGGAGCTGGATGGCCACGACCTTGCCCCCGGCGCACTTGATCCCGGCCCAGCCGCCGGAGCAGGCGTCGAGGCCCGTGCCGTTCCAGCCGGACAGGAACCCGCGCGGGTCCACCAGCGCCTGGCGGATGGCCTGCAGCCCCTGCAGGTCCGCCTGCGCGATCACCACGCCGTCCGAGCGCTGCCCGTGCgccggcaccgccgccgccgccgccagcagcagcaggaggaggagaagcagcGGCGACACTCCACCTCGCCGCTCCCTTCTCGACCCGGCATCGCATCGGATGCCGTCGCGGCCGCAGCTCCGCACACCCATGGCTACTCTACTCCAGCCAAGCTGCTAGCTCTAGCTAGAACCTAATCTAATCGATCTAGCTCAACGCAATGCCACAGCTCCTACCTAGGAGGAGCTCGAACTTTTGAGCGAGCTGTTCTTGGTTTCTGCAAGCGGGGAAAGCGATGGTACCGCGCTCTATATAAGCGTCGCAGGTACACGCCAGAGGGGGAAAAAAGGAGGGAATAATTTAGTTGCTAACCCGATTCAGCTCAGATCCGCTAACTAACGGCTAGCTCAGTCTCCTCCCGGCTGCCGCGGAGGAGACGATGGGAGGTTTTAAAACCGCCTCGTCCTGAAGACCTGAACGTTGCGGTCGCGGGCGCCTGACAGGGCGCGCGGGGAGAATCCGATCATTTCCCCATTCagtgcagcagcagccgcagcggcggccggcggcaggagtTGAAGCCACACAGAATAGTGCCGCGCGGCTGTACCCTGTCCTGTGTCCTGCGCCGTGGTGTGTCCCCACCGGCGCCCAACGGCTAGCTAGCTCCCCCGGCGGTGGGGCCCGCCGGGTCAGCGACCGCGGCGCGGGGAACAGCGGGGGAGCACGTGCGCCCGTACGTGGAAAGCAGCGAGGGAGTTAATGGCGGCAGTAATTAACAAGCGCCGGGAGCGAGAGATTTTGGGGGTGTAGGGGGAGGGCGACAGAACAGGCAGCGATCCGGCAAAATGAGAGGCTGCCCCCGCTCGGCCTCGGCTCGACCTGCCGGCTCGCTGGGCGTGGATCCCCACGGCCGCCAGGGGCCCGGCGCGTCAGCGGGGAAGAACTGAAGAAGGCGTCGTCTTCGTCCCGCAACGGAAAAAGCCGACGGGATTTTGCCCGGGTCTTGTCAGCCACACACGGCCGCGCTGGGTCGCCGAGCCATGATGTACTGGAGGAATGtgcacaggcgcgcgcgcgcgtcggCACGCACGGGGCAGACAGCACTCGGTCAGCCCGAGTGCCCATGCTTCCATCCACTGTGTCTGTGGGTTTGACCTGCCTGCCATCCGGGCTGCATCGCCAACGGTCAGTAGCCGAGCAGTAGCAGGTGCTGATACCCATGCACCAACGAGCGGATCGGCGACGAGGGGGTTCAAAAGGAGGACGGAAAAGGGCAATCGAAAGCGGCGACTCCGGGACTCTGGTGGAACGGGAAAGAGGACGGCAGCCCAGGACCAGGTGACTGAGGTGACGAAATTCCGTAGTCGACCTCAGATTCTGGGTTGCAGTAGTCTATAGTCAGTCTCAGTCCGTCCAGTCACCATCAGCTCTTCGGAAGAGGTGACCACGGCCGTGCAGTGCACTGCAGTGCAGGAAAGGGGCAGCAGTATACCATTCTTGGGTAGGATCAGACATTGGCTGCCAGGAAAGGGGCTGCAGGAAAGGTGTCTTTTGCCAAACTTTAGAGGGTATTAGCTCCTCCTTGAAAGCTAATGAGCTAATGCTTTTAGTTGTCCGGGACTAAAATTTAGACAGGTATTAGCCCTTTCattgggctaaactttagcggctaaagtttagcccatgGGATCCAAACAGGACCTAAATTCTCAAGATGGAGCTTAACAAACATGATACACAGAGGAGAAGAAAGCTGGAGCTCCACTCATAGAAGCAAGAGAATGAACAGTTGATCAGGTTGGTTTATTGATTGTAGTCTCACACTCGCAGTAGACCTTAGAAATTCAACTCCAGGAAGCATTGAAGCAAGAACGTAGGGATGCGTATATTCATCAAAACTTAAACTTGAACTCATCATCTACATCCGACAAACTGTCCGGCGGGTCATATACAATCATATCCGGGAAAAGCTCCAGAAAATCCTGCTTTATCTTCTCCCTCAGCTCGGGGTACGGGACCAGCCCTTTCAGGATTACACGGAACGGCAGCGACAGGGGTGGGTCGGGGGAGCTTCTCATGTCCTCGTAGATTTCCATCGCCAGATCAATTAAGCCGGCATCGCAGAAGGCTCTCACAATGTCGCCGTAGGTGTGCTGATCGAATAGCACGTCTTCAGACTTGAGATCTGCCCAGACCTGCCTCGTCTCATCAACCTTCTTGTTCCTTGCTAGCATGTACAGCATGTCTCGGTAGAAGTACATGTCAGGGCGGTACCAGATTTCTTTCCGCACAACACCATATATCTGCAGCAACAAATCAATACTTCATCATCCCAAAGACTATGCCAAACTTCAAATGGAACTGGCTGTTGTGTGTTGTCCATTGGATGCTACTATGCTCAAGAAACACCAAACTTCCGGAAACACCCAACTCTACAAGCAATAACTACATATGTAGGAGCATCTCAATGCTGGGCACAGTCCCCAACCATAAAAGGCGAAATTGAGGATTGGCACTCATTAGCCATGTCAATGAAATTGAGAGTTTCACTTTTTTCTAGTCACTTTGGCTCGAGTCAAGGAATCATAGTGACAACAGGTGAAAGATGACTAGGAGATTTCTTTAGATGATTAGGCGTTTCTTAGTTCATCTACTGGATAGGAGAATTCATTCAGGCTATCAACTCAATAAATATTTTTCTGAACTACCTCATATAAATTTGCCTGCCTCGTATCCAGCGACTTGGACTCATCATAGACATTTAGGTTAGAGGCCTTGTCTAAAAGCACTGCTTATTATATACAAATAAGATAATTATCAAGCCTGTCAACTCTCATGATCATTGGACATATGAGTACAGTTCAATTTCAACTGGGGCCAAAAGAGAACAAAGAAGTGAAAAGCAAAAATGGAATAAAGGAAAATGGTAAATAATATCATGCAGCATGAAAAGAGAGGCAAAACCTCAGTTTCGACTTAATGGGTGGCAAATCCTCAACAGGCACTCATGTAATTGACAAATCATTCTCCAATTAAAATAGCCTAAATATACCAAAAAAATGAACATAAAGAACTAAGTAGCCCAGAGGTTAAGAAAAAGTAGTGAATGGCAACAGGAGAGATCTATCAGCAGGACCAAGCCACATTATGTACCCTCGATTAAGTAGATGGAGTAACTCTTTCCGACTTTAGCATACTGAGTAAAATTATGTAAGACATCCAAGTCTGAGAAACAAATTTTAGAGGCCAGCATTCCAAAATAATCTGCCTATACTTAGGGGACCAAATAAGTACGATTCAAGGAGAGGTTGAGATCTGCCATGTTTTGCATTGGAGGAGGTTGTAAAAGGAGGCATGAAAGGATGGATTGCAGGCAAAGAATTGTCACTGGATAGGGCTGGATAGAAATTAGTAATACACATGCCAGAACCATGATCAAACATCCTTTACTACTGAACACTGTTTTACTACTAGTATATGTTACTATTTATTTATTCTTCTGGGCCTCATGCTGCTCTTGTTGGGTTTCATTTCTAATCTACATGACTACGTCTACGCCTATGGTATGGCAGCTTGGTTGTTATTGTATACTTGAGACCAAATAATGTGAATAAGTTCTGGGTTTTTGGACTTTTAAGTTCTGGGTTTTTGGACTATTACAATCGTTAGAAGTTAAACCCCAGCAGGTCCTCAGTTTGTAAAAACAAAGGCAGCATAAGACCGATCAAACTATTTATGCTGAAGAAATGTTTTCAAATATTATAAGTTGTATCAAGTAAGCTATTTAACACTGCAAAATCATTTCAACGGCTTATTAGAAGATGCAATCaatcaaaagaaaagctttatgCAAGATGACCTTGTAGGATGTTTCCCAATTTAAAATGAGCCCCTACTGTttaataaaaaaattaaaacgaGCCATTAAAGTTTTGGACAGTAAAGAGCCATTGATTTGTCCTGCTTTAAGATAAGTACACATGCCAGCTTGGTTTCAAACAAAATAGCACAGATGCTCAAAAGAGTACTACCGTAGGTAGCTAGTAGCTTCACATGACAACATTCTACAGTATGCTCACAAGGAATTAAGAATCTCAAACAGCCTTCACTAGATCCTAATTTTGTTGTAGCAGCAGGTAACTCAAATGGAGGGAATGCTGAAGGCATCACAATTTTGTTGCTAAGGGCACTAGTTAGGCCTTGAAACAAGTAAAAGGCAGTAGTCACTAGTCAGTGATATGAACTGCGCTTGTATTACATTATAAGCAATATGGCGCATAGACATAGGCGGATCACGGCCCTAATGCTctcttcacaatccaacttgGCCCTTAATATTTTTAACTCAAAATTGTATAAAATTAGAGCCTGGCCCTTTTAGGGCCCAGCCCTTAGATTATCTAGGCTAAAATTTGAGGCCCTTTACCACCCCTACATAGACATAGCTTTAAAAACATAAAATCCCTGCTCTTCTATTCATATGACAACACAATTCAAGCACAAAGTCTATGCTTGTGCAACTCAAGAAAGAAAAAATGATACAACTAGTGTTTGCTAGACATACGCATGAATTCTAACAAATGGTTAAAGGAGATGAACAATTCGCCAATAACAGGATGGAGGGTGAAGAATCACGGCAGAGAAGAAGACCACGTTTAGCCTAAGGCCCTTCTACATCCAACTTCCTCTGCTCGGTCTTATTAATCCTATTTTCTGCTTTTTCATGTCAAAATTGATTTTGGAAAGAGCACATGAGAACAACCATTTCCTACTCCAGTATACAAACAGTCTGACTGCGTGACAATCGAAAATGCACGATGGGTGCCTCAGATTCGGCCTAACAGGTGCATTGAGACCCCCATTTTGCAATTCAAAGTTTAAACCACGCAGCAAGTGCACGCTGTCCTTTCAGTAAGTCAATCATTGTACACGGTAAGCAGTTGTAAAGCAAATGTAGACATTTAGTCATGAACTAGACAGTAGAGCGCGCGGCTTTTATATACTGGGATGGGAGTGAAAAACCTTGATGGAGAGGATGACGTGATCCTGGCGGAGCAGCTCGGCGAGGACGGCGAGCAGGTCGGTGCGGAGGAGCCGCGACACGTGCGAGCGCATGAACTGCTCCAGGCGCGGGTGGCCCCCGACCGGGGGAAGCGCCGCGAGCCGCTTGAGCTGCGCCACCGCCATGAGGCCCTCCTTCCCCATCTCCTTCTTTCGCCGCCATATCGACAGGCTTGGGCTCGAC from Panicum hallii strain FIL2 chromosome 9, PHallii_v3.1, whole genome shotgun sequence includes:
- the LOC112873710 gene encoding pentatricopeptide repeat-containing protein At1g62350 isoform X1; this translates as MLPRLLPHRHRLLLQTLPRAAARYAAEADLHQRLCSTSAASSPSLSIWRRKKEMGKEGLMAVAQLKRLAALPPVGGHPRLEQFMRSHVSRLLRTDLLAVLAELLRQDHVILSIKIYGVVRKEIWYRPDMYFYRDMLYMLARNKKVDETRQVWADLKSEDVLFDQHTYGDIVRAFCDAGLIDLAMEIYEDMRSSPDPPLSLPFRVILKGLVPYPELREKIKQDFLELFPDMIVYDPPDSLSDVDDEFKFKF
- the LOC112873710 gene encoding pentatricopeptide repeat-containing protein At1g62350 isoform X2; protein product: MWLLLCSDSSCQLASVPSVQIYGVVRKEIWYRPDMYFYRDMLYMLARNKKVDETRQVWADLKSEDVLFDQHTYGDIVRAFCDAGLIDLAMEIYEDMRSSPDPPLSLPFRVILKGLVPYPELREKIKQDFLELFPDMIVYDPPDSLSDVDDEFKFKF